The following nucleotide sequence is from Peribacillus sp. ACCC06369.
GTTTTTCATCGAATCAGTCGCGACGACCATGGAATTGTCTCCTTCCGTGAATGAGGGAAGAAAAGAGGAGCCGCCAACGGAAACTTTTACATTCGTGCCAAAAATGATATGACCTCTTCCTGAAAAAGTGGATTCTGGAATTTGCTTGATTCCGGTTAAAGGATTCGAATAGGTCCTATAGGCAAAAACATTCCCTTTTCCATAACTAAGTGTTTGTGCGGCTGATTTATTTTTCATTAAATTCTCTCCTTCAATTTTAATTTTATCCTGTAAACGAAATAGGGCTATTTGATAGATTTCAGTTAAGGCCTTATCGAACTCGGCTGCTTCTGCATGGTGAATCCTTGTATTCATCGATTGATATATGTCATTTTTATCTTTGCCTCGCACAGCCAGGATAAATGGAAAGTCAAACTTATCCATATATTTCCGGTTCAATGATATGAAATCTTCATATTCATCGGACGTAAGGTCCTTTAAACCGGCGCCATGCTGTTCCTTAATCGAATCATCACTCATTTCAACTTTGTCCCCAAGGTTCGGATGCTTCCTGATTAACGATAACTTATCTTCCTTTGACGAATTGCCTACAATGTCCACCATGCATCGATGCAGGTGGATTATTGAAGAAAAGGGCTTATTGCCTGCCGATTTTTCTGCAATCCAAGGTGAATGTTCGAAAGTATCCCCAAGGAACTTCGTAAATTCCTTTTCGGTTAGTGCATTTAATGAAGTAAGAGTAATCATCTCCAGTCTCCTTCTTATATACTTTTTGCCATTAGATCTGAATCGGGGATGGTACTATCGGCGGCTTTTTTCTTGCGTGGAGTCAAGATCAAATTCAGGATGATGGCTGTCAGGCTTCCTGTTATGATTCCATCACCGACAACGATACGGATTGCTTCCGGCAGGCTCGAGAATAACTCGGGAACGACGGTGGCGCCCAGTCCGAGTGAGACTGAACAAGCAATGACCAATAAATTGGCATTATCCGAGAAATCGACGTCATTCAACATTTTAATTCCTGATGAAACAACCATTCCGAACATGACGACGGTAGCACCCCCGAGGACGGCAGTAGGAATCAGTGTAGCGAGAGCTGCGATTTTCGGAACCAGTCCAAGCCCGATTAAAATGAAGCCGGCTACAATGGTGATCGTTCTTTTTTTCACTCCGGATAATTGAACGAGACCTACATTCTGCGCGAATGTACTATAAGGGAAGGCATTGAAAATGCCACCTAAAGTGAATGCCAGGCCTTCTGCGCGGTAGCCTTTGACAATATCTTTTTCACTCAATTCCCTATCTGTTATTTTTCCGAGAGCAAGGAATGCGCCAGTGGATTCGATAAGGATGACTGTGCCAACCAATATCATCGTAAGAATGGGAGTTATTTCAAAGGTGGGTGTACCAAAGTAGAAAGGTGCAGGGATATGGAACCAAGAAGCCTCGACAACCGTGGAAAAGTTCATTTTCCCAAAAAATGTTGAAGCGATCGTTCCTGCGATGATGCCAATCAGAACGGAAATGGCGCGTATGAATCCTGTGAAATAGCGATTAATTAACAGAATGACAGCGAGGACACCGAAAGAAAGCATTAAGTTTTCGGCTGAACCGAAGTCTTGGCTGCCAGAACCGCCAGCCATATTCTTTATGCCGGTGGGCACTAAGGATAATCCAATGATGATGACGACGGTACCGGTCACGACAGGCGGAAATAATTTAAGTAGTTTACCAAATATGTTGGAGAATAAAATGATGAATAACCCAGCGGCGATGATTGATCCATATATAGCGGAAATGCCATAATTGCTGCCAATGGATATCATGGGGGTGACTGCCACGAAAGAAGTTCCCAATACTATCGGGAGGCCAATGCCAAAATATTTATTTTTCCAGGATTGCAATAATGTAGCGATTCCGCAGGTTAATAGATCAATGGCAATAAGGTAGGCGAGCTGTTGGGAAGTGAACCCCAATGCTCCGCCGACGATGATCGGTACCAAGATGGCACCAGCATACATGGCAAGAACGTGCTGAAGACCTAACGAGAAGGCCTTGGACTTATTAATTCTTTCATTCATAAAAAAACTCCCTCCTCTAATTGGTTGTCATATTATATCACACGAATTCGTTATGATTAATACCATCATAATGAATAATCAGAAAATTGTCATTAGTTAGATTAGACAATTTTTGGTTGTTGATATAGACAACTTGCATAAAGTGAAGGGGGAAGAGGTTGGGTTTTATATATTAAGTAAGGATTTAATGCGAAGGGCAAGTCGTATCTGTAGTGTGGTCTCTGAATCTTTTAAGCTCTTGCCGAGCAGCTCTTCACATTTCTCGAGTCTGTATACAACGGTGTTACGGTGAACGAATAATCTTTTGGCAGTTTCGGATATTTGGCAATGCGTTTCGAGATAGACTGATAATGTCTGTAATAAGGATTGCTCCTCCTCGGTGAAAATCTTTGAAAATCCCTGTAATGCGAAAAGGTAAAAATTCATTAGGTCTTCTTCGGGGATGATTCTCAATAATTCCATAATATCCTTCGTCCGGAATATCTGGATGTAATCTGTCCTTTTCGAAAGGCCTCCTTCCAGAAGGGAGTCGTTCGCCTCTTTGTAAGCGTTCTTGGTCTGTAAAAAGTTCGGTCTCATATGGCTCACTCCGAAAGATATCGTGCAGTCGAATTGGCTGGCTGTTATCTTTTGCAATGATTTTAGCGAGGTTTCGACATATTGAAGAACATCGCCAGAGACTTCGTTCACTTCGTATAAAAGAATGCATTTCTTACCTTTTGTAAAGAGGTGAATGGGATTAGGTGATAGGCGAAGCTCATCTTCCAAAAACTCGTATATCGAATCAGCCCTTCGTTGTAGCTGTGTGTAACTTTTGGCCAATTCGGATTCATCGATTTTTCCGACTGCGCATATATAGGCTTGTTCATTATGTAAGGAAAACTCTTTTGCTCGGTTTATGATTTCCTCTTGTGAAGAGAAACTCCCATCCAGGAAATGAAGGAAGAAATCATTTCGGATATTCCGATCATGCTGTTTAAGGGCATGTTCTTTCATCAAGGCAAAAGAAATGACATTAGTTGCCTGCTCTATCGTCAGTGTTATCAGGTTATCGCTATTCTTGATTTCTCCTGATATTGTCAAATAGCCAAATTTTTCTTCATTCATATAGATGGGGAATACGGTATAGGTTTGTTTATTGGATAGAGATGAAAATGAAAAGAACGAAGCTATGGTTTTATGAAATCTGTATCCTTCACTGTTCATTTTTTTGATTATTGGAATAATTCCGGATGTTGAGGTTGGATGGAATATCGGTTTAAGGTACCGGTCAACTAATAAAATGGGGTATCCAATCATATTCGATAAATGATCAAGCAGTTTTTGAATCCCTTTACCCCGCATGATTAAGTTTGTGAATTGCTTATGTGTTTCCATGGCGAAAGTCAATTCAGCTGCCCGTTGATCCAAAATCGCCCGGAATGTATGGTTGATGATTTCCCCAAGTGACAATTCTGCTGGAAGATCAATGATTGGTAAGGATAATTCATTGGCTAGAACCAGTACTTCCTCGGGTATTTCTTTTAGGAATCTACGTGTCTTTATCCCTAGGGCTGCGCAGCCTTGATTTGCCATCGCTTCGACAAGTGATAACAAAAGGTGTGGCTTGTCCTTTACGTGATAAGCTGTGGTTACAAGGAATTCATTTGGTTTTAAAAAGTTGATGATATCTGGAGCATCCATCATATTGACAGTCTTGACTTCGCGTTCGAGCCCTGTTCCTCCGGCAATTAAATGCATGCCGGTTAATGCGGGCAATGTTAAAAGTTCGGTTACCTTCATCTGATACACCTCATTCTGGAAAATTAGATTATTGAAGTGATTTTATAATTAAAGCTGTATATGAATCCAGGGAATTGATCGGTTTTAAATTAGTGCATGTAACTGATATTTATCTGAATCCCTCCGTTCACTCACATGCTTTGCAGATTTTCATTATCATATCATACAATTCCTTTGGTATATCTTACAAATTTCATTGTTTGGGTTGTTGAGGTATACAAAAATGGGTTTGTGTGTAAGGTTTTATAACATTGTTAGTGACATAATATCTGAATTTTGTTAATATTTATAAAAATAAAATAACGTGGGAATAAGGGAGACGATAAAATGAATGAAGGCACAGTTGCTTCAAGTAAGAAAAAAAGAGTCACGCCGTTTCCAAAAGAATGCACATTCAGCAAAGCGGACTGGGATGTATTATCGCAATATTGGTTTCCTGTGGCAGCAGTCGAGGAAGTGTCGGAAAAACCGATAGGCATTAAGCTTCTCGATGTGCACCTTGTCCTTTATCGGGCTAGTGGGAAGATCATCGTTGCGAGGGACCTTTGTCTGCATCGTGGTGTGCCATTAAGTATGGGGTGGGTGGAAGATGATAATATCGTATGCCCTTACCACGGTTTTAGATATGGCCCTGAAGGTAATTGTACTGGGATTCCTGCACATCCCAATGCTAAAATATCCCCGCGTCTTTGTATTAATATTTATCCCACGGTAGAACGCTACGGTTTGGTTTGGACATCGATTGCGAGCGATAAAGAGGATATTCCGAAGTTACCGGCATGGGATGATGATGAATATTTGAACATCCTGCCTCCATCCATTGACATTGCTGGTTCAGCCGGTCGGCAGATGGAAGGCTTTTTGGATGTGTCCCACTTTGCTTGGGTACATTCAGAAAGCTTCGCTGATCGTAACAATCCTATCGTTCCTAGTTATAAAGTGGAAAAAACGGAGTATGGCCTGCACGTGGAATACTTAAGTTCCGTCAGTAATTATGGCAAAAGCATGCAGCATTTAGAACCTGCCAACTTTGAATGGCTCCGTGTTTTTGATATCTATCCACCGCTTGCGGCCAGGCTGACTGTCCACTTCCCGGAGGACGGAAAACTTCATATCCTGAACTGTGCCAGTCCAGTTTCTGCACGTAAGACAAGAATGTTTTCGCCGATGGCCCGTAACTTTGATTTAGATGCTCCGATAGAAGATACCTATGAATTCAATTTACAGATCTTCAATGAAGATAAGGAAATGGTTGAAAATCAAAAGCCGGAGGAGCTGCCTCTAGATTTACAAGCGGAAGCGCATATCGTCGCAGATAAGACGTCGATTGCGTATCGTCAGCTATTAAGGGAATTGGGCTTAGGTTCGAATTATACAAGTTGAGAAGAAGAGGGTGTCCATGTTTAGTGGGCACTCTCTTCTTCTTTTACAGGCATTATTGGATTGGATTTTAGTTGGTTATTTTGCACAAAAAAACACCAAAATACTAACAGAATTGCCAATGAAGTTATATGCGAAAAGAAGTAAAATAGTAGATAACATATATTTGTGAATATTCATAACATGAATGGATATTGAGAAGGGAAGCGAAGTGATGGCAATTCAAATCGAAAAATTCATAGATGAAAAGGATGATGTTGCTTCGATGATTGAATGGTTAGCATCTTTCGGGGCAACTGAGAGTAATGGGGTGACCCGTTTATTATATTCCAAGGAATGGATGAGAGCTCAGCATGCAATGAAAGCAAAGATGGAAAAAGAAAGCCTGATTACATATTTTGATAGTGTAGGCAACTTGTTTGGCAGGCTTGAGGGGACCGATTCCACCGATGAAACCATTCTGACCGGCTCTCATATAGATACGGTCAAGGATGGGGGGAAATATGACGGTGCATATGGGGTCATCGCTAGTTTCCTGGCAGTTAAGAGGTTGTTTAAAGCCTATGGGCAGCCTCGGAGGACGATTGAAGTCGTTTCTTTTTGTGAGGAAGAAGGAAGCAGATTTCCCTTGACGTTTTGGGGATCGAGGAATATCAAAGGAGTCTATGGTCTTGAGAACGTAAAGCATTTAAAAGATACAGAGGGAATTTCTTTTTTGGAAGCCATGAAAAAATCAGGGTTTGAACCTGAAGCCTATATGACCCCCGTCCGCGATGATATTGACCGATTCGTTGAAATTCATATAGAACAGGGGATGGTGCTTGAAAAGAATGAGAATACGATCGGGGTCGTCAGCCATATTGTCGGGCAGCGCCGTTATACGGTGAAAATCATTGGTGAAAGCAATCATGCGGGCACCACTCCTATGTCTTACAGGAAGGATGCAGTCAGTGCAGCTGCGGAATTCATTTCTTTTTTAACGAAAAAAGCGAAGGGGATGGACTCGGATTTAGTTGCGACGGTTGGCAGAATGGATGTTGAACCTAATGTTCCGAATGTCATTGCTGGTGAAGTGGAATTCAGTCTCGATATCAGGCATCACGAGGAAGTGATTCTTGATAGGTTTTGTAAGGAAATCTTTTCGGCTTTCGATGCCTTGGCGAAAGAAGCGGATATGAAGATGGAGATTTCACAATGGATGGATGTCAAACCTGTTGCCATGGATCGGGAAATGAATCGCCTTGTCCGCAAAATTGCTGAAGATAAAAATATACCTTATCAGGATATGGTCAGCGGAGCCGGGCATGATGCGCAAGTGTTTGGTTCATTTTGTCCGACGTGCCTGCTGTTCGTCCCAAGTAAGGACGGAGTCAGCCATTCGCCTAAGGAGTTTACGAGTGTTCCGGATTTGGAAAGGGGAATCGATGTTTTAAGCGAAATACTATATAAATTAGCCTATTGAAGGAGTTGGGTAAAATGTCATATTCAGAATTGAATGCACCGATGAGAACGATCATGACGCCAGGTCCAGTCGAAGTGGACCCGCGTGTTTTAAGAGCGATGAGCACACCGATATTAGGTCAATTCGATCCTGCATTCACTAATATCATGAATGAAGTGATGGAAATGTTGCGTTTGGTTTTTCAAACGAAAAATAAATGGGCGTTCCCGATAGATGGCACTTCAAGATCAGGAAATGAAGCGATTCTATGCAGCATCATTGAGCCGGGAGATAAAGTTCTGGTTCCCATCTTCGGAAGATTCGGTCATTTATTGGTGGAAATTTGTGAGCGATACGGAGCTGATGTTCATACGATCGAATGTCCTTGGGGAGAGGTGTTCGACCCGCAAGCAGTCATTGCGGAAATCAAGAAAGTCTCACCTAAAATAACGGCAATCGTCCATGGGGAAACTTCCACGGGATGTATGCAGCCATTGAAGGAAATCGGGTTGGCCTGCCGTGAAATGGGTGTCCTGCTTGTGGTGGATGCGGTTGCGTCCATCGGGGGAACGGATGTAAAGGTGGATGAATGGTGCATTGATGGATTGATAGGAGGGACGCAAAAATGCTTGTCCGTTCCTTCGGGTATGGCGCCGATTACGTATAATGAGCGAATAGAAGAAATCATCCAGTTCCGCAAAAAGGTGGAACGTGGTATTGCGACAGATGAAGACAACCAAAAGATTTCAATCCGCCGTCCCATCACCAGTAATTATTTCGATTTAAGCATGCTGCAGGATTATTGGGGACCGCGCCGTTTGAATCACCACACAGAAGCGACTTCAATGCTTTATGCGTTACGTGAAGGTTTGCGCCTGGTAATTGAGGAAGGTCTGGAAGCCCGATTTGCCCGTCATGAACTCCACGAAGCTGCTCTCGTTGAAGGGGTTAAGGCGATGGGACTAACGTTATTCGGGAATGGGAAAAACAAACTTCCGTGTGTAACTTGCATCGAAATTCCACAAGGAATCGACGGGGAAGCCGTTCGAGCAATGCTGTTGAATGAATTCGGTATCGAGATTGCCTCCTCGTTTGGTCCGCTTCACGGAAAAATATGGAGAATCGGCACAATGGGATTCAGTTGTAGGAAAGAAAACATCCTCTTTGTATTGGCCTCCTTGGAAGCTGTCCTTTTGCGCCAGGGGTTTCAAGTGAATCGGGGAGAGGCTTTGCAGGCTGCACTCGATGTGTATGTGGGAAAAACGGAGAAAGTGTCTGCATCCAGGGGATCTCTTTGATTCTATAAAAATATTTTGGAGGAGTGGTCTGTATGTCAATATATGATCTTATTATCCGCAATGGGTATGTAGTTTTTCCAGATGAAGTGAAGAAAGCTGATCTTGCAATCAGAGATGGGGTGATTGTTAAGATTGGGGATCGTCTGAGTGGTAAAGCGGATGAAGAGTATGATGCGGATGGCCAACATATCTTTCCGGGTATGATTGATGTCCATGTACATTTTAGCGAACCTGGCCGCGCTCATTGGGAAGGCTTTGAAACAGGATCGCAAATGATGGCAGCG
It contains:
- a CDS encoding PucR family transcriptional regulator produces the protein MKVTELLTLPALTGMHLIAGGTGLEREVKTVNMMDAPDIINFLKPNEFLVTTAYHVKDKPHLLLSLVEAMANQGCAALGIKTRRFLKEIPEEVLVLANELSLPIIDLPAELSLGEIINHTFRAILDQRAAELTFAMETHKQFTNLIMRGKGIQKLLDHLSNMIGYPILLVDRYLKPIFHPTSTSGIIPIIKKMNSEGYRFHKTIASFFSFSSLSNKQTYTVFPIYMNEEKFGYLTISGEIKNSDNLITLTIEQATNVISFALMKEHALKQHDRNIRNDFFLHFLDGSFSSQEEIINRAKEFSLHNEQAYICAVGKIDESELAKSYTQLQRRADSIYEFLEDELRLSPNPIHLFTKGKKCILLYEVNEVSGDVLQYVETSLKSLQKITASQFDCTISFGVSHMRPNFLQTKNAYKEANDSLLEGGLSKRTDYIQIFRTKDIMELLRIIPEEDLMNFYLFALQGFSKIFTEEEQSLLQTLSVYLETHCQISETAKRLFVHRNTVVYRLEKCEELLGKSLKDSETTLQIRLALRIKSLLNI
- a CDS encoding alanine--glyoxylate aminotransferase family protein, whose protein sequence is MSYSELNAPMRTIMTPGPVEVDPRVLRAMSTPILGQFDPAFTNIMNEVMEMLRLVFQTKNKWAFPIDGTSRSGNEAILCSIIEPGDKVLVPIFGRFGHLLVEICERYGADVHTIECPWGEVFDPQAVIAEIKKVSPKITAIVHGETSTGCMQPLKEIGLACREMGVLLVVDAVASIGGTDVKVDEWCIDGLIGGTQKCLSVPSGMAPITYNERIEEIIQFRKKVERGIATDEDNQKISIRRPITSNYFDLSMLQDYWGPRRLNHHTEATSMLYALREGLRLVIEEGLEARFARHELHEAALVEGVKAMGLTLFGNGKNKLPCVTCIEIPQGIDGEAVRAMLLNEFGIEIASSFGPLHGKIWRIGTMGFSCRKENILFVLASLEAVLLRQGFQVNRGEALQAALDVYVGKTEKVSASRGSL
- the allC gene encoding allantoate deiminase, which produces MAIQIEKFIDEKDDVASMIEWLASFGATESNGVTRLLYSKEWMRAQHAMKAKMEKESLITYFDSVGNLFGRLEGTDSTDETILTGSHIDTVKDGGKYDGAYGVIASFLAVKRLFKAYGQPRRTIEVVSFCEEEGSRFPLTFWGSRNIKGVYGLENVKHLKDTEGISFLEAMKKSGFEPEAYMTPVRDDIDRFVEIHIEQGMVLEKNENTIGVVSHIVGQRRYTVKIIGESNHAGTTPMSYRKDAVSAAAEFISFLTKKAKGMDSDLVATVGRMDVEPNVPNVIAGEVEFSLDIRHHEEVILDRFCKEIFSAFDALAKEADMKMEISQWMDVKPVAMDREMNRLVRKIAEDKNIPYQDMVSGAGHDAQVFGSFCPTCLLFVPSKDGVSHSPKEFTSVPDLERGIDVLSEILYKLAY
- a CDS encoding nucleobase:cation symporter-2 family protein; amino-acid sequence: MNERINKSKAFSLGLQHVLAMYAGAILVPIIVGGALGFTSQQLAYLIAIDLLTCGIATLLQSWKNKYFGIGLPIVLGTSFVAVTPMISIGSNYGISAIYGSIIAAGLFIILFSNIFGKLLKLFPPVVTGTVVIIIGLSLVPTGIKNMAGGSGSQDFGSAENLMLSFGVLAVILLINRYFTGFIRAISVLIGIIAGTIASTFFGKMNFSTVVEASWFHIPAPFYFGTPTFEITPILTMILVGTVILIESTGAFLALGKITDRELSEKDIVKGYRAEGLAFTLGGIFNAFPYSTFAQNVGLVQLSGVKKRTITIVAGFILIGLGLVPKIAALATLIPTAVLGGATVVMFGMVVSSGIKMLNDVDFSDNANLLVIACSVSLGLGATVVPELFSSLPEAIRIVVGDGIITGSLTAIILNLILTPRKKKAADSTIPDSDLMAKSI
- the pucL gene encoding factor-independent urate hydroxylase; translation: MITLTSLNALTEKEFTKFLGDTFEHSPWIAEKSAGNKPFSSIIHLHRCMVDIVGNSSKEDKLSLIRKHPNLGDKVEMSDDSIKEQHGAGLKDLTSDEYEDFISLNRKYMDKFDFPFILAVRGKDKNDIYQSMNTRIHHAEAAEFDKALTEIYQIALFRLQDKIKIEGENLMKNKSAAQTLSYGKGNVFAYRTYSNPLTGIKQIPESTFSGRGHIIFGTNVKVSVGGSSFLPSFTEGDNSMVVATDSMKNFIQRHLATFKGATLEGFASYVSEAFLNKYPQIDTVKLIAEDIPFEAVTEATDPQLKPSDLVFKKSRNERAKAAVEIIRGETGNEIVQQSSSILDLQLIKVSGNSFVGFVRDEYTTLPEDGNRPLFIYLNLHWVYEDQKDAFGMDPSKYVAAEQVIDIATSVFHEMETPSIQNLIYEIGCRILTRFPQLLEVTFESQNHTWDTVVSEIPDSKGKVYTEPRPPYGFQVFTVKKENLENNKILAAAEENIG
- a CDS encoding Rieske 2Fe-2S domain-containing protein, producing the protein MNEGTVASSKKKRVTPFPKECTFSKADWDVLSQYWFPVAAVEEVSEKPIGIKLLDVHLVLYRASGKIIVARDLCLHRGVPLSMGWVEDDNIVCPYHGFRYGPEGNCTGIPAHPNAKISPRLCINIYPTVERYGLVWTSIASDKEDIPKLPAWDDDEYLNILPPSIDIAGSAGRQMEGFLDVSHFAWVHSESFADRNNPIVPSYKVEKTEYGLHVEYLSSVSNYGKSMQHLEPANFEWLRVFDIYPPLAARLTVHFPEDGKLHILNCASPVSARKTRMFSPMARNFDLDAPIEDTYEFNLQIFNEDKEMVENQKPEELPLDLQAEAHIVADKTSIAYRQLLRELGLGSNYTS